The following are encoded together in the Bos javanicus breed banteng chromosome X, ARS-OSU_banteng_1.0, whole genome shotgun sequence genome:
- the HCFC1 gene encoding host cell factor 1 isoform X5: protein MASAVSPANSPAVLLQPRWKRVVGWSGPVPRPRHGHRAVAIKELIVVFGGGNEGIVDELHVYNTATNQWFIPAVRGDIPPGCAAYGFVCDGTRLLVFGGMVEYGKYSNDLYELQASRWEWKRLKAKTPKNGPPPCPRLGHSFSLVGNKCYLFGGLANDSEDPKNNIPRYLNDLYILELRPGSGVVAWDIPITYGVLPPPRESHTAVVYTEKDNKKSKLVIYGGMSGCRLGDLWTLDIETLTWNKPSLSGVAPLPRSLHSATTIGNKMYVFGGWVPLVMDDVKVATHEKEWKCTNTLACLNLDTMAWETILMDTLEDNIPRARAGHCAVAINTRLYIWSGRDGYRKAWNNQVCCKDLWYLETEKPPPPARVQLVRANTNSLEVSWGAVATADSYLLQLQKYDIPATAATATSPTPNPVPSVPANPPKSPAPAAAAPAVQPLTQVGITLLPQAAAAPPTTTTIQVLPTVPGSSISVPAAARTQGVPAVLKVTGPQATTGTPLVTMRPASQAGKAPVTVTSLPAGVRMVVPTQSAQGTVIGSSPQMSGMAALAAAAAATQKIPPSSAPTVLSVPAGTTIVKTVAVTPGTTTLPATVKVASSPVMVSNPATRMLKTAAAQVGTSVSSAANTSTRPIITVHKSGTVTVAQQAQVVTTVVGGVTKTITLVKSPISVPGGSALISNLGKVMSVVQTKPVQTSAVTGQASTGPVTQIIQTKGPLPAGTILKLVTSADGKPTTIITTTQASGAGTKPTILGISSVSPSTTKPGTTTIIKTIPMSAIITQAGATGVTSSAGIKSPITIITTKVMTSGTGAPAKIITAVPKIATGHGQQGVTQVVLKGAPGQPGTILRTVPMGGVRLVTPVTVSAVKPAVTTLVVKGTTGVTTLGTVTGTVSTSLAGAGGHSTSASLATPITTLGTIATLSSQVINPTAITVSAAQTTLTAAAGLTTPTITMQPVSQPTQVTLITAPSGVEAQPVHDLPVSILASPTTEQPTATVTIADSGQGDVQPGTVTLVCSNPPCETHETGTTNTATTTVVANLGGHPQPTQVQFVCDRQEATAALVTSTVGQPNGSVVRVCSNPPCETHETGTTSTATTAMSGIGGGPRRDIRLACAATTIPTVVRVSVTAGASEGAQVSIKPACQTRQTSATSTTMTVMATGAPCSAGPLLRPSVALEAAGRGATLLQLGPLSAQVRPGGEERSLAGLGPLVSVGRQLEVHHTHTTNTPTVARSAMGAGEPHELLGAPTLVYESSASASVTAAALEALLCPSAAVTQVCSNPPCETHETGTTHTPTTATSGGAAGQPEGGQQPPASRPCETHQTASTGTTMSVSLGALLPDAAPSHRTLESSLEVAVPPAVAPQAGASLLTPFPTQRVCSNPPCETHETGTTHTATTVTSNMSSNQDPPPPAGDQGEVESTQGDSVNIASSSPITTTVSSTLTRAVTTVTQSTPVPGPSVPKISSVTETAPGALTTEVPIPATITVTIANTETSDMPFSAVDILQPPEELQASPGPRQQLPPRQLLQPASAPLVGDSAEVLSASQSPELQAAVDLSSTGDPSSGQEPASSAVVATVVVQPPPPTQSEVDQLSLPQELMAEAQAGTTTLMVTGLTPEELAVTAAAEAAAQAAATEEAQALAIQAVLQAAQQAVMAGTGEPMDTSEAAAAVTQAELSHLSAEGQEGQATTIPIVLTQQELAALVQQQQLQEAQAQQQQHHLPTEALAPADSLNDPTIESNCLNELAGAVPSTVSLLPPTATESLAPSNTFVAPQPVVVASPAKLQAAATLTEVANGIESLGVKPDLPPPPSKAPVKKENQWFDVGVIKGTNVMVTHYFLPPEDAVPTDDDSGTVPDYNQLKKQELQPGTAYKFRVAGINACGRGPFSEISAFKTCLPGFPGAPCAIKISKSPDGAHLTWEPPSVTSGKIIEYSVYLAIQSAQAGGETKSSTPAQLAFMRVYCGPSPSCLVQSSSLSNAHIDYTTKPAIIFRIAARNEKGYGPATQVRWLQETSKDSSGAKPASKRPMSSPEMKSAPKKSKADGQ from the exons ATGGCTTCGGCCGTGTCACCCGCCAACTCGCCAGCGGTGCTCTTGCAGCCCCGCTGGAAGCGAGTGGTGGGCTGGTCGGGTCCAGTGCCCCGGCCCCGCCACGGCCACCGCGCCGTGGCCATCAAGGAGCTCATCGTGGTGTTTGGCGGCGGCAACGAGGGGATAGTGGACGAGCTGCACGTGTACAACACGG CGACCAACCAGTGGTTCATCCCAGCTGTGAGAGGGGACATTCCTCCTGGGTGTGCAGCCTATGGCTTCGTGTGCGATGGGACACGCCTGCTCGTGTTTGGAGGGATGGTGGAATACGGGAAGTACAGCAACGACCTCTACGAGCTCCAG GCAAGCCGGTGGGAATGGAAGAGACTGAAAGCAAAGACGCCCAAAAATGGGCCACCTCCGTGTCCTCGGCTTGGGCACAGCTTCTCCCTTGTGGGCAACAAGTGTTACCTGTTTGGGGGTCTGGCCAATGATAGCGAGGACCCCAAGAATAACATTCCGAG GTACCTGAATGACTTATACATCCTGGAACTGCGGCCGGGCTCTGGAGTGGTAGCCTGGGACATTCCCATCACTTACGGtgtcctgcccccaccccgagAGTCTCACACTGCAGTGGTCTACACTGAGAAAGACAACAAGAAGTCCAAACTGGTGATCTATGGAGGGATGAGTGGCTGCAGGCTGGGGGACCTCTGGACCTTGGATATCG AGACTTTGACATGGAATAAGCCCAGCCTCAGCGGGGTGGCACCTCTTCCTCGAAGTCTCCACTCGGCCACGACCATAGGAAACAA AATGTACGTGTTTGGTGGCTGGGTGCCTCTCGTCATGGATGACGTCAAAGTGGCCACACACGAGAAGGAGTGGAAGTGTACCAACACTCTGGCTTGTCTCAACCTGG ATACCATGGCTTGGGAGACCATCCTGATGGATACGCTGGAAGACAATATTCCCCGGGCCCGTGCTGGCCACTGTGCGGTAGCCATCAATACCCGCCTTTACATTTGGAGTGGGCGTGACGGCTACCGAAAGGCCTGGAATAACCAGGTCTGCTGCAAGGACCTCTGGTACCTGGAAACGG AGAAGCCGCCACCTCCAGCCCGGGTACAGCTGGTGCGAGCCAACACTAACTCCCTGGAGGTGAGCTGGGGGGCCGTGGCAACAGCCGACAGTTACCTTCTGCAGCTCCAGAAATATGACATTCCTGCCACGGCTGCCACTGCCACCTCCCCCACACCCAATCCAGTCCCGTCTGTGCCTGCCAATCCTCCCAAGAGCCCTGCCCCAGCAGCAGCCGCACCTGCCGTGCAGCCGCTGACCCAAGTAGGCATCACGCTCCTGCCCCAGGCTGCTGCCGCGCCCccgaccaccaccaccatccaggTCTTGCCGACGGTGCCTGGCAGCTCAATCTCCGTGCCCGCCGCAGCCAGGACTCAAG GTGTCCCGGCTGTGCTGAAAGTGACTGGTCCTCAGGCTACCACGGGAACCCCGTTGGTCACCATGCGACCTGCCAGCCAGGCTGGGAAAGCCCCCGTGACTGTGACCTCCCTTCCCGCAGGCGTGCGGATGGTTGTGCCTACACAGAGCGCCCAGGGGACA GTCATTGGCAGCAGCCCGCAGATGAGTGGCATGGCTGCATTGGCAGCCGCGGCTGCTGCCACCCAGAAGATCCCTCCTTCCTCGGCACCCACGGTCCTGAGTGTCCCGGCTGGCACCACTATCGTCAAAACCGTGGCCGTGACGCCGGGCACCACCACGCTCCCAGCCACTGTGAAGGTGGCCTCCTCACCAGTCATG GTGAGCAACCCAGCCACTCGCATGCTGAAGACTGCAGCTGCCCAGGTGGGGACTTCCGTCTCTTCTGCCGCCAACACATCTACCCGTCCCATCATCACCGTACACAAGTCCGGAACCGTGACAGTGGCCCAGCAAGCCCAGGTGGTGACCACAGTGGTGGGTGGGGTTACCAAGACCATCACCCTGGTGAAGAGCCCCATCTCGGTCCCAGGAGGCAGTGCTCTG ATTTCCAatctgggcaaagtaatgtcagtGGTCCAGACCAAACCGGTTCAGACTTCGGCAGTCACAGGCCAGGCATCTACAGGCCCGGTGACTCAGATCATCCAG ACCAAAGGACCCTTGCCAGCCGGGACCATCCTGAAGCTGGTGACGTCTGCAGATGGCAAGCCCACTACCATCATCACAACCACACAGGCCAGCGGGGCAGGGACTAAGCCTACCATCCTGGGCATCAGCAGTGTGTCCCCCAGCACCACCAAGCCCGGCACCACCACTAtcattaagaccatccccatgtcGGCCATCATCACACAGGCGGGCGCCACGG GCGTGACTAGCAGTGCCGGCATCAAGTCACCCATCACCATTATCACCACCAAGGTGATGACTTCTGGAACTGGAGCCCCCGCCAAAATCATCACGGCTGTTCCCAAAATCGCTACGGGTCACGGGCAGCAAGGAGTGACCCAG gtggtgctgaaGGGCGCACCTGGCCAGCCAGGCACCATCCTCCGCACCGTGCCTATGGGGGGCGTCCGCCTGGTCACCCCTGTTACCGTCTCTGCTGTCAAGCCTGCTGTCACCACACTGGTTGTCAAGGGCACCACAG GCGTCACGACCCTGGGCACGGTGACAGGCACCGTCTCCACCAGCCTGGCCGGAGCCGGGGGCCATAGCACCAGCGCCTCACTGGCCACACCCATCACCACGTTGGGCACCATCGCCACCCTCTCAAGCCAGGTGATCAACCCCACTGCCATCACTGTGTCTGCGGCGCAGACGACGCTGACAGCGGCCGCTGGGCTTACCACACCCACCATAACCATGCAG CCTGTCTCCCAGCCTACCCAGGTGACTCTGATAACGGCCCCCAGCGGGGTGGAGGCCCAGCCTGTGCACGACCTCCCAGTGTCCATTCTGGCCTCCCCTACTACAGAACAGCCCACGGCCACGGTCACCATCGCTGATTCGGGCCAGGGTGATGTGCAGCCCGGCACCGTGACCCTGGTGTGCTCCAACCCGCCGTGCGAAACCCACGAGACGGGCACCACCAATACAGCCACCACCACCGTCGTCGCTAATCTGGGGGGGCACCCCCAGCCCACCCAAGTGCAGTTTGTCTGCGACAGACAGGAGGCCACTGCTGCTCTCGTGACCTCCACGGTGGGCCAGCCGAATGGCAGTGTAGTTCGTGTCTGCTCCAACCCGCCGTGTGAAACCCACGAGACCGGCACCACCAGTACAGCTACCACCGCCATGTCTGGCATCGGAGGCGGGCCGCGGCGAGACATCCGGCTCGCCTGCGCGGCCACCACCATTCCCACCGTGGTCCGGGTCAGCGTGACTGCCGGGGCGTCAGAGGGAGCTCAGGTTTCCATCAAGCCCGCATGCCAAACCCGTCAGACCAGTGCAACCAGCACCACCATGACTGTGATGGCCACCGGGGCCCCGTGCTCGGCTGGCCCACTCCTCAGACCAAGCGTGGCCCTCGAGGCCGCTGGCCGCGGTGCCACTCTCTTGCAGCTGGGGCCACTGAGTGCCCAAGTCAGGCCCGGTGGCGAGGAAAGGTCCCTTGCCGGCCTGGGCCCGCTGGTGTCTGTGGGGCGCCAGCTGGAAGTGCATCACACGCACACGACCAACACGCCCACTGTGGCCCGCTCCGCCATGGGTGCCGGGGAGCCCCACGAGCTGCTGGGGGCCCCCACACTTGTGTACGAGAGCTCAGCCAGCGCCTCTGTGACTGCCGCGGCCCTGGAGGCACTGCTGTGCCCCTCGGCCGCCGTGACCCAGGTCTGCTCCAACCCCCCGTGTGAGACCCACGAGACGGGCAccacccacacacccaccacGGCCACATCCGGAGGGGCTGCAGGCCAGCCAGAGGGCGGGCAGCAGCCTCCTGCCAGCCGGCCCTGTGAGACGCACCAGACCGCTTCCACTGGCACGACCATGTCCGTCAGCTTGGGCGCCCTGCTCCCGGATGCCGCCCCCTCCCACAGGACCCTGGAGTCCAGCCTGGAGGTGGCAGTGCCACCCGCAGTCGCCCCTCAGGCCGGTGCTTCGTTGCTCACTCCTTTCCCGACGCAAAGGGTATGCTCCAACCCGCCCTGTGAGACGCATGAGACAGGCACTACGCACACGGCCACCACTGTCACCTCCAACATGAGTTCCAACCAAG ACCCCCCACCGCCTGCCGGCGACCAGGGAGAGGTGGAGAGCACCCAGGGCGACAGTGTGAATATCGCCAGTTCCAGTCCCATCACGACAACAGTGTCCTCCACGCTGACGCGGGCCGTGACCACCGTGACACAGTCCACGCCAGTCCCAGGCCCTTCGGTGCCG AAGATCTCATCTGTGACTGAGACTGCCCCAGGGGCTCTGACCACCGAAGTCCCCATCCCGGCCACGATTACAGTGACCATAGCCAACACAGAAACTTCTGACATGCCCTTCTCTGCTGTTGACATCCTGCAGCCCCCAGAGGAGCTCCAGGCCTCTCCAGGGCCACGCCAGCAGCTTCCACCACGGCAGCTCCTGCAGCCTGCCTCCGCGCCCTTGGTGGGGGACTCCGCCGAGGTCCTGTCAGCCTCCCAGAGCCCTGAGCTCCAGGCCGCCGTGGATCTGAGCAGTACAGGGGACCCGTCTTCAGGCCAGGAGCCTGCCAGCTCGGCTGTGGTGGCCACCGTGGTGGTCCAGCCACCGCCGCCCACCCAGTCCGAAGTAGACCAGTTGTCCCTCCCCCAAGAGCTGATGGCCGAAGCCCAGGCGGGCACCACCACCCTCATGGTGACAGGGCTCACCCCAGAGGAGCTggcagtgactgctgctgctgaagcGGCCGCGCAGGCTGCAGCCACAGAGGAGGCCCAGGCCCTGGCCATACAGGCCGTGCTCCAGGCCGCACAGCAGGCTGTCATGG CAGGCACCGGGGAGCCCATGGATACTTCAGAGGCGGCCGCAGCGGTGACACAGGCAGAGTTGAGCCACCTGTCGGCCGAGGGCCAGGAAGGCCAGGCGACCACTATCCCCATCGTGCTGACACAGCAGGAGCTGGCTGCCCtggtccagcagcagcagctccaggaagcacaggcccagcagcagcagcaccacctgcCCACGGAAGCACTGGCCCCGGCTGACAGCCTCAATGACCCGACCATCGAGAGCAACTGCCTCAATGAGCTGGCCGGGGCTGTGCCCAGCACCGTGAGCCTGCTGCCCCCCACGGCCACTGAGA GCCTGGCCCCGTCCAACACATTTGTGGCCCCCCAGCCGGTCGTTGTGGCCAGCCCCGCGAAGCTGCAGGCCGCAGCCACCCTGACGGAAGTGGCCAATGGCATTGAGTCCCTGGGTGTG AAGCCAGACCTGCCACCGCCACCTAGCAAAGCCCCTGTAAAGAAGGAGAACCAGTGGTTTGACGTGGGGGTCATTAAGGGTACCAATGTGATGGTGACACACTATTTCCTGCCACCCGAAGATGCTGTCCCGACTGAT GATGACTCGGGCACCGTGCCCGACTACAACCAGCTAAAGAAGCAGGAGCTGCAGCCAGGCACTGCCTATAAGTTCCGCGTCGCCGGGATCAATGCCTGCGGCCGGGGGCCCTTCAGTGAGATCTCAGCCTTTAAAACGTGTCTGCCTGGCTTCCCAGGGGCCCCGTGTGCCATTAAAATCAGCAAA AGTCCAGACGGTGCTCACCTCACCTGGGAGCCACCCTCTGTGACCTCCGGCAAGATCATCGAGTACTCAGTGTACCTGGCCATCCAGAGCGCGCAGGCCGGTGGTGAGACCAAGAGCTCGACCCCGGCGCAGCTGGCCTTCATGCGGGTGTACTGCGGGCCCAGCCCCTCCTGCCTCGTGCAGTCCTCCAGCCTCTCCAACGCCCACATCGACTACACCACCAAGCCCGCCATCATCTTCCGCATTGCTGCCCGCAATGAGAAGGGCTACGGCCCAGCCACCCAAGTCAGGTGGTTGCaag AAACCAGTAAAGACAGCTCTGGCGCCAAGCCGGCCAGCAAGCGGCCCATGTCGTCTCCAGAAAT GAAATCCGCGCCAAAGAAATCGAAGGCAGACGGTCAGTGA